The Syntrophorhabdaceae bacterium DNA segment CCTTCGCACCGAATACAAGATCAGGGCGACCACCGAGAGTTTCGTGGGGTTTGGCGACCCGGCATATAATCAGGAAGGCCTGCATCCCTCATCATCCGAAGTCAAAAATGGCGAGAATGGCACCCGTGCATTTCCCCCGGTGGGTAAAGGTGCGCACGAGCAGTATCTCGGTTCAGGAGGCAGACTTGAAAGATTAGAGGCGAGCGGCCAGGAAGTAGAGGATATTGAACGAATCTTCGCGAAGAACGACAAGATAACAAAGCCGCTGCTTGGGGGCGACGCAAGCGAAGAATACGCCATGAAACCGGATATGGAGAACTATGGCTATATCCATTTCGCAACCCGGGGCATCCTCAGTGACACATTTCAGGCAATCGCATTGAGCGAGACACAGACAGATAAAGACAAAGCTTTTCTCACGATTGGTAACATTATGAATAGCCACTACAAGGCCAAACTGATCACAATCTCGCATGACGAGGCGCCAATCGACAATGCAAGCCGGGGAGACGGGATCGCGGAGATGACCCAGGCGCTTCATTACGCAGGGAGCCCTGCCGTGCTTATTAATCTCTGGAACGTGAGCCCGAAGGCAACGCGTGCGCTCATGGTGAGGTTCTATAGCAACATCATAGACAAGAGACTCGCGACCGGCGAAGCGCTCCGCGCTGCGAAGATCGATCTCATCCACGGCAATGAAGACGCGGACAACGAAAGGAGTACCATGGAGCATCCATTTTTCTGGTCTTCTTTTGTTATGTACGGGGAGTAACAGAAAATTGCAGAGCCGGATCGCGGGTAAGAAAAAGTATGATCCATAAACGATCAAAAAGGAGATAACCATGCCTGACTATGCAGTAGTAGACAATCCATCGGTTCTCGCCTATGTTTTCTATCCGAGGGAGGATTTCAGCCCCTGCCCCGCTTTTGCTTTCGATCGTTTTGTGACCGTGGCTGAAGACGTCTTAATCCATTGCCGTTTCTACAAGGGAGAAGCCGGCTGGCCATGGATTCTCTATTTCCACGGGAACGGGGAAGTAGTGAGCGACTACGATGAAATCTCACCATTCTTTTTCAAATACAAAATGAACCTAGTTGTGGCCGACTATCGTGGCTATGGAAAGAGCGGCGGCAGCCCCACACTCACGGATATTTCTCTTGACGCCCACAAAATCTATGACGCCGTGAGAGAAGAACTCGATAAGCGCGGGTATCAAGCCGACCCGTGGATCATGGGCCGTTCCTTAGGAAGCATATCGGCGCTGGAGATCGCCTATCGCCGCGGACAGGCCATCCGGGGACTCATCATCGAAAGTGGCTTTCCGAGCATCGTCAGGCTTCTTGTGCATCTCGATGTCCCCGTCGGAGGCATAGACCTCGATAAGATCGATAGAGAGTGCCTCGAGATGATCCGTGAGATCGCAACCCCCGTACTCATCATCCACGGTGAGTACGATACGCTCGTCCCACCCGAAGAGGCGGAAGCCCTTGCCGAACACATTGGCTCCACTGACAAGGAGGTGCTCATCATCCCCGGGGCTACCCATAACGACATCATGTTTGTCGGTCTTAAACAGTATTTTGAAGTCATCCGCAAGTTCGTTGAGAGAACTAAGACAATGCCTGCCCCGCCGGCATGAGCCGCCTGCATTCTTTTGGGTTACGGACAAGACGCCCGTCGGTTGAGCGGAGCTGCGATATGAACGAAAGGACAACACCGTGAAATATAAATCCATCAGCCTGTTCGTGCTTGCCCATGCCGCAACGGATCTCAACCAGGGCGCCATTCCGATTCTTCTCCCCTTTTTCATTGCCGCCCACCATGTGAGTTATACCGCAGCCGCCATGGTCATATTTGTTACCAACCTCGTATCCACGTTCATGCAGCTCTTCTTCGGGTATATCGCCGACCGCAAGCCCTTCCGGTGGATGATACCCGCAGCCATGGTCATGGCCGCACTGGGGGTCTCCTTATCGGGCGTTGCCCCCACGTTTAACATTGCCCTCGTGTGTGTGGCCTTGAGCGGTCTCGGTTTTGCCGCGTTTCATCCCGAAGGGGCTAAGCTCATCAATCAACTGGCCGGAGAAAAAAAAGCCACGGGCATGAGTTACTTTTCTGTGGGCGGCCAGCTCGGTTTTGCGGTGGGTCCTATTTTCGCCACGGCTATGCTCGTGCCATTTGGACTCAAGGGCACACTCTCGTTCGGTGTACCGGCGCTCGTCCTTGCGGCAGTCATGGTGCATACCCTCAAGGGGATTTCGATTATTGATCACAGGAAGCATAGAACCCAGGATGCGCAGGTGACAGGCAAAGACGCCTGGGGGCCTTTTTCGTTTCTTGCAGGCGCCATGCTCTGCCGCTCCGTTGTTTTTTATGGACTGAACAGTTTTCTTCCCCTGTACCTGATCTATGTGCTCCACCAGTCAAAAGCAACCACGGGTGCCTCTCTGACCGTATTTGTGGTGGCATGCATGATCGGAAATCTTCTCGGCGGCCGCATCGCTGACCGACTCGGGTTACGGGTCGTGGTGATTGCAGGATTCACTCTGCTTGCCTGTCTTCTCCCGCTTCTACTTGTGGCCTCCTCTCCGGCATTATTCGTCGCACTTTTTGCCCCCATCGGGCTCGTGCTCTCATTCCCGGTGAGCCCCATGGTCGTGCTCGGTCAGAAATATCTTCCAAACCACATAGGACTTGCTTCCGGGGTTACCCTGGGCCTTGCTTTATCCTTCGGCGGTATCATGACCCCGGCGCTGGGGATGATCGCTGACCGCCACGGCCTCTATGCCACGATCTCTATACTTGCCGTCCTGCCTGTTATCTGTATGTGTCTTTCTCTGGCTTTAAAACGTGAGAA contains these protein-coding regions:
- a CDS encoding alpha/beta hydrolase; this encodes MPDYAVVDNPSVLAYVFYPREDFSPCPAFAFDRFVTVAEDVLIHCRFYKGEAGWPWILYFHGNGEVVSDYDEISPFFFKYKMNLVVADYRGYGKSGGSPTLTDISLDAHKIYDAVREELDKRGYQADPWIMGRSLGSISALEIAYRRGQAIRGLIIESGFPSIVRLLVHLDVPVGGIDLDKIDRECLEMIREIATPVLIIHGEYDTLVPPEEAEALAEHIGSTDKEVLIIPGATHNDIMFVGLKQYFEVIRKFVERTKTMPAPPA
- a CDS encoding MFS transporter, whose product is MKYKSISLFVLAHAATDLNQGAIPILLPFFIAAHHVSYTAAAMVIFVTNLVSTFMQLFFGYIADRKPFRWMIPAAMVMAALGVSLSGVAPTFNIALVCVALSGLGFAAFHPEGAKLINQLAGEKKATGMSYFSVGGQLGFAVGPIFATAMLVPFGLKGTLSFGVPALVLAAVMVHTLKGISIIDHRKHRTQDAQVTGKDAWGPFSFLAGAMLCRSVVFYGLNSFLPLYLIYVLHQSKATTGASLTVFVVACMIGNLLGGRIADRLGLRVVVIAGFTLLACLLPLLLVASSPALFVALFAPIGLVLSFPVSPMVVLGQKYLPNHIGLASGVTLGLALSFGGIMTPALGMIADRHGLYATISILAVLPVICMCLSLALKREKQIEESKID